The Clostridioides sp. ES-S-0010-02 genome window below encodes:
- a CDS encoding DAK2 domain-containing protein → MIQYIDGKRLREMFISGANNLQNNKDLVDKLNVFPVPDGDTGTNMSLTISYALKELAKVDNDNISDIGKALSKGSLMGARGNSGVILSQIIRGIAKSIEGKSKLSTDDLAKAFKNGSDTAYKAVIKPIEGTILTVVRESGEFAVKAAKKEKDVVKFLSMLVKESNASLERTPDLLKNLKDAGVVDSGGKGLVLIYEGMLASIKGNNIEIKNTSLDTNIATNIDFPKNSTSTDDIKYCYCTEFILESSKVEDTKIRDIMMAYGDSLAVVGDDGVIKVHVHTNDPGNVLQEALKYGQLLTIKIENMKLQHENTILEVEEKKENDSEPLEEEREFGFIATSMGEGLANIFKDFGVDHIIEGGQTMNPSTEDFMNAIKDINAKNIFIFPNNSNIIMAANQAKELSDKNIIVIPTKNTPQGFAALVTFNGELSEDENEEAMMNALNSVKSGQVTFAVRDTVMNEIDVKEGNIIGIAEGKLLSAGDYVDEVTSNLIEKLVDEDTAIITLFFGEDVTESQANELRTSLEEKFEDVDVELYYGGQPLYYYLISVE, encoded by the coding sequence ATGATTCAGTATATAGATGGTAAAAGGTTAAGAGAGATGTTCATTTCAGGTGCAAACAATCTCCAAAACAATAAAGATTTAGTTGACAAATTAAATGTATTCCCTGTACCAGATGGAGATACAGGGACTAATATGTCCTTAACTATATCTTATGCCTTAAAAGAGTTAGCGAAAGTAGACAATGATAATATATCAGACATCGGAAAAGCACTATCTAAAGGTTCTTTAATGGGTGCAAGAGGAAACTCAGGAGTTATACTTTCACAAATAATTAGAGGTATAGCTAAGTCTATAGAGGGAAAAAGTAAATTATCAACAGATGATTTAGCAAAAGCTTTTAAAAATGGTTCTGATACAGCTTATAAAGCTGTAATAAAACCAATTGAAGGAACTATACTTACTGTAGTTAGAGAGAGCGGAGAGTTTGCAGTAAAAGCTGCTAAAAAAGAAAAAGATGTAGTAAAGTTTTTAAGTATGCTTGTAAAGGAATCAAATGCTTCACTAGAAAGAACTCCAGACCTTCTAAAAAATCTGAAGGATGCTGGTGTAGTTGATTCTGGAGGAAAAGGGCTTGTACTTATATATGAAGGTATGTTAGCTTCCATAAAAGGTAACAATATAGAAATAAAAAATACTAGCCTAGACACTAATATTGCAACAAATATAGACTTCCCAAAGAATAGTACTAGCACAGATGATATAAAATACTGTTATTGTACAGAATTTATACTAGAAAGTTCTAAAGTAGAAGATACGAAAATAAGAGATATAATGATGGCTTATGGCGATAGTTTAGCAGTAGTTGGAGATGATGGGGTCATAAAGGTACATGTACACACTAATGACCCAGGAAACGTGCTTCAAGAAGCTCTAAAGTATGGTCAATTATTAACTATAAAAATAGAAAATATGAAGTTACAACATGAAAATACAATATTGGAAGTAGAAGAAAAAAAAGAAAATGATAGTGAGCCTTTAGAGGAAGAAAGAGAATTTGGATTCATAGCTACTTCTATGGGTGAAGGATTAGCAAATATATTTAAAGACTTTGGTGTTGACCATATAATAGAAGGTGGTCAAACTATGAATCCAAGTACTGAAGATTTTATGAATGCCATAAAGGATATAAATGCTAAAAATATATTTATTTTCCCAAATAACAGCAATATAATAATGGCTGCTAACCAAGCTAAAGAATTGAGTGATAAAAATATAATAGTTATACCTACAAAAAACACACCTCAAGGATTTGCTGCATTAGTAACATTTAATGGAGAATTAAGTGAAGATGAAAATGAAGAAGCTATGATGAATGCTTTAAATTCAGTTAAATCAGGTCAAGTAACTTTTGCTGTTAGGGATACAGTAATGAATGAAATTGATGTTAAAGAAGGTAATATAATTGGAATTGCAGAAGGTAAATTATTATCAGCAGGGGATTATGTAGATGAAGTAACATCAAATCTTATTGAAAAATTGGTTGATGAGGATACTGCTATAATAACTTTATTCTTTGGTGAAGATGTTACAGAATCTCAGGCAAATGAACTTCGTACTTCTTTAGAAGAAAAATTTGAAGATGTAGATGTGGAATTATATTATGGAGGACAACCTCTTTATTATTACTTAATTTCAGTTGAATAA
- the recG gene encoding ATP-dependent DNA helicase RecG, producing the protein MDLYKDVQYVKGIGPKKACKLNKLGIFTLKDLLYYFPRQFEDRNNLKKIAQLENDEKATIKAVISNINTFSPKEGMTLTKIDVKDETGSAKLVFFNKTYIKNTFRPGDSILVFGKVKKRFNNLELTSCELEYLTNSPKNTCRFMPVYQLTYGVTNKEIMSIIKTVLEDKELIIQEYMPQRIIEKYRLCNIDFAVRNIHSPSNKESLKIALYRIVFEELLILQLGLFVFKSGRNKENGIKFTTSESLKNIISSLPFKLTKAQNRALDEIINDMNSDKIMNRLVQGDVGSGKTVVALLALANCVLNGYQGALMAPTEILAGQHYISLTETLKDFGINVGLLIGSLTKKQKDMVLEQIKNNEIDILIGTHALIEDKVEFNNIGLVITDEQHRFGVMQRSRLSLKGINPDILVMTATPIPRTLALILYGDLDISIIDELPPGRQPIETLAIEKSKRDRAYNNLVRREVESGRQVYIVCPLVEESESIEAKSAVELVEELRAEYFSDLRLGLLHGKMKSSEKDEVMSNFKNKEIDILVSTTVIEVGVNVPNATLMIIENAERFGLAQLHQLRGRVGRGSHKSYCVLIYDSKTDVCRQRMSIMEETNDGFRISEKDLEIRGPGEFFGTRQHGLPELKVANLFKHIKILKLAQQEARYILGEDNNLQLKENIPLKKEIIDKFKDTLEEISLN; encoded by the coding sequence TTGGATTTATATAAAGATGTTCAATATGTTAAAGGGATAGGACCTAAAAAGGCATGTAAGCTAAATAAGCTGGGTATATTCACATTAAAAGATTTATTGTATTATTTTCCAAGGCAATTTGAAGATAGAAACAATCTTAAGAAAATAGCGCAGTTGGAGAATGATGAAAAAGCTACAATAAAAGCAGTAATATCAAATATAAATACATTTAGTCCAAAAGAAGGAATGACTTTAACAAAGATTGATGTAAAAGATGAAACTGGTTCGGCTAAACTAGTGTTTTTTAATAAAACTTATATAAAAAATACATTTAGACCTGGAGATTCAATATTGGTTTTTGGAAAAGTTAAGAAAAGATTTAATAACTTAGAACTTACATCGTGTGAATTAGAGTACCTTACTAATTCACCTAAAAATACATGTAGATTTATGCCAGTGTATCAACTTACATATGGTGTTACAAATAAAGAGATTATGAGCATAATTAAGACTGTACTTGAAGATAAGGAATTAATTATACAAGAATATATGCCACAAAGAATTATAGAAAAATATAGATTATGTAATATAGATTTTGCAGTTAGAAATATTCATTCACCAAGCAATAAGGAATCGTTAAAAATAGCTTTATATAGAATTGTATTTGAAGAATTACTTATATTACAGTTGGGACTGTTTGTATTTAAAAGTGGAAGAAATAAAGAAAACGGAATAAAATTTACAACAAGTGAAAGTTTAAAGAATATAATAAGTTCTTTACCATTTAAATTGACTAAAGCTCAGAATAGAGCATTAGATGAAATTATAAATGATATGAATTCTGATAAAATAATGAATAGATTAGTTCAAGGTGATGTAGGTAGTGGTAAAACAGTAGTTGCTCTCTTAGCACTTGCAAATTGTGTCTTAAATGGTTATCAAGGAGCTTTGATGGCACCTACAGAGATATTAGCAGGACAGCATTATATTTCACTTACTGAAACCTTAAAAGATTTTGGTATAAATGTAGGTCTATTAATAGGTAGTCTTACAAAAAAACAAAAAGATATGGTATTAGAACAAATTAAAAATAATGAAATTGATATATTGATAGGAACACATGCATTAATTGAAGATAAAGTTGAATTTAATAATATTGGTCTAGTTATAACAGATGAGCAGCATAGATTTGGAGTTATGCAAAGAAGTAGACTTTCATTAAAAGGAATAAATCCAGATATACTGGTAATGACAGCAACACCAATACCAAGAACATTAGCACTTATACTTTATGGAGATTTAGATATTTCTATTATAGATGAACTCCCCCCAGGTAGACAGCCAATAGAAACACTTGCTATTGAAAAGAGCAAGAGAGATAGAGCTTACAATAACCTAGTAAGAAGAGAAGTTGAATCGGGAAGGCAAGTATATATTGTATGTCCACTAGTTGAAGAAAGTGAATCAATAGAAGCTAAGTCAGCTGTTGAATTAGTAGAGGAATTAAGAGCTGAATACTTCTCAGATTTAAGACTTGGACTTCTTCATGGGAAAATGAAATCAAGTGAAAAAGATGAAGTAATGAGTAACTTTAAGAATAAAGAAATAGATATTTTGGTTTCAACAACAGTTATAGAAGTTGGTGTCAATGTGCCAAATGCAACTCTAATGATAATAGAGAATGCTGAAAGGTTTGGACTTGCACAATTACATCAGCTTAGAGGTAGAGTTGGGAGAGGAAGCCATAAGTCATATTGTGTGCTAATTTACGACTCTAAAACAGATGTATGCAGGCAGAGAATGTCTATAATGGAAGAAACAAATGATGGGTTTAGAATTTCAGAAAAGGATTTAGAAATAAGAGGACCTGGAGAGTTTTTTGGGACCAGACAACATGGACTTCCAGAATTAAAAGTAGCAAATTTGTTTAAGCATATAAAAATATTAAAATTAGCACAGCAGGAAGCTCGATATATATTAGGTGAAGATAATAATCTACAATTGAAAGAGAATATTCCACTTAAAAAGGAAATTATAGATAAATTTAAAGATACATTGGAAGAAATTTCATTAAATTGA
- the rsmD gene encoding 16S rRNA (guanine(966)-N(2))-methyltransferase RsmD yields the protein MRVISGKARGLKLNTPKNEDVRPTTDRVKESLFNIINSYIMESEVLDLFAGTGSLGIECLSRGAKECTFVDISKESIEIVKSNIKKARVENESFILNLDFKTAIDKLKLQNSKFDIIFMDPPYYKNMFIEAIEKIDNSNLLNEDGIIVVEHDTNDLFPDKICKLEKTKDKKYGNTTLTFYKMEA from the coding sequence TTGAGAGTAATTTCAGGAAAAGCAAGAGGATTAAAATTAAATACTCCAAAAAATGAAGATGTAAGGCCAACAACGGATAGAGTAAAAGAGTCTTTATTTAATATAATAAATTCATATATAATGGAAAGTGAAGTTCTAGATTTATTTGCTGGAACTGGTTCTTTAGGGATAGAGTGTTTGTCAAGAGGTGCCAAAGAATGTACTTTTGTAGATATTAGTAAAGAAAGTATAGAAATTGTTAAATCTAATATAAAAAAAGCAAGGGTTGAAAATGAGAGTTTTATTTTAAACCTTGATTTTAAAACTGCTATAGATAAGCTTAAGTTACAAAATAGTAAATTTGACATAATTTTTATGGACCCTCCGTATTATAAAAATATGTTTATAGAAGCTATTGAAAAAATTGATAATTCCAATTTATTGAATGAAGATGGAATAATAGTTGTAGAACATGATACTAATGATTTATTTCCAGATAAAATATGTAAGTTAGAAAAAACTAAAGATAAAAAATATGGAAATACTACATTAACTTTTTATAAGATGGAGGCATAA
- the coaD gene encoding pantetheine-phosphate adenylyltransferase — MENKPRKAIFAGSFDPITNGHLDIICRASKLFDELQIGVLNNPNKKGLFSFDERVELIKKSTSHLENIKVVTFDGLLISYCQENGIGALVRGVRSGADVDYELQMAHMNRELNPDIETIILPSCTKYSFISSSLIKEVLLFDADIKNLVPKIVLEELKKKTTGGN; from the coding sequence ATGGAAAATAAACCTAGAAAAGCTATATTTGCAGGAAGCTTTGACCCAATCACTAATGGACATTTAGATATTATTTGCAGGGCTTCGAAGTTATTTGACGAATTACAAATAGGAGTCCTAAATAATCCTAATAAAAAAGGTCTATTTAGCTTTGATGAAAGAGTAGAACTTATAAAAAAAAGTACAAGCCATCTAGAGAATATAAAAGTTGTAACTTTTGATGGGCTATTAATAAGTTACTGTCAAGAAAATGGAATTGGAGCATTAGTTAGAGGTGTAAGAAGTGGTGCAGATGTTGATTATGAGCTTCAAATGGCTCATATGAATAGAGAGCTTAATCCAGATATAGAGACTATAATTTTACCAAGTTGTACAAAATATTCATTTATAAGTTCATCTTTAATAAAAGAGGTTTTGCTCTTTGATGCTGATATAAAAAATTTGGTTCCAAAAATTGTTTTGGAAGAATTAAAGAAAAAAACTACTGGGGGTAATTGA
- a CDS encoding sugar ABC transporter substrate-binding protein, producing the protein MKKEKPNKMEGIKVSMLKKLCSLAMVAIMTTTLITGCSSGSGKDAKKDGEKEKLVLWMPPVEDNMKEVWDPILDKFEEKNNCEVDLQIIPWENYSEKFATAISADEGPDVGYMYAEMYPQFIQSGAVEDLTDYATKEDKEQSIYIKTSEMMGGMYGMPFQAANPGVLYYNKDILDKIGEKPPKTWEDFKRICQKATKDTDGDGKIDQWGLAQGWGAKTFGNMNWNWYPYLWQAGGDIFNDDLKSVKFNDKSGLEAANFLKELQAYVPEDSLSKDSNEMIESVFGPGKAAFTIMLSSAATSVFDKSFPDLNWGFVTGLEDKKAATFGAVDHLSLMSSAKDKKLAYKLIQHMLSVESMTEFHKAIPRAPITKGEPYQGDERFKAMVENDKDVYRPLVVGPHGVEIYEYLWKELQTMISGDKTPKQALDDAAKYSNDLLAQ; encoded by the coding sequence ATGAAAAAAGAAAAACCAAACAAGATGGAGGGAATTAAGGTGAGTATGTTGAAAAAATTGTGTTCACTAGCTATGGTGGCAATTATGACTACAACACTTATAACAGGGTGTTCAAGTGGTAGTGGAAAAGATGCAAAAAAGGATGGGGAAAAAGAAAAGCTAGTTCTTTGGATGCCACCAGTAGAAGATAATATGAAGGAAGTTTGGGACCCTATTTTAGATAAATTTGAGGAAAAAAATAACTGTGAAGTAGATTTACAGATAATTCCTTGGGAAAATTATTCAGAAAAATTTGCAACAGCCATAAGTGCTGATGAAGGCCCTGATGTTGGATATATGTATGCAGAAATGTATCCTCAGTTTATACAAAGTGGAGCAGTAGAAGATTTAACTGACTATGCAACTAAAGAGGATAAAGAACAATCTATTTACATAAAAACATCTGAAATGATGGGTGGAATGTATGGAATGCCATTCCAAGCAGCAAATCCAGGTGTATTATACTACAACAAAGATATTCTAGATAAAATAGGAGAAAAACCTCCTAAAACATGGGAAGATTTTAAAAGAATCTGCCAAAAAGCAACAAAGGATACTGATGGCGATGGAAAAATAGACCAATGGGGATTAGCTCAAGGATGGGGAGCTAAAACTTTTGGTAACATGAACTGGAACTGGTATCCATATTTATGGCAAGCTGGTGGAGATATATTTAATGATGATTTAAAATCAGTTAAATTTAATGATAAGAGTGGTTTAGAAGCAGCTAATTTCTTAAAAGAATTACAAGCATATGTACCTGAAGATTCTTTATCTAAAGATAGCAATGAAATGATAGAAAGTGTATTTGGACCAGGGAAAGCAGCCTTTACTATAATGTTGTCTTCTGCTGCAACAAGTGTATTTGATAAGTCATTCCCAGATTTAAATTGGGGATTTGTAACTGGTTTAGAAGACAAGAAAGCTGCAACTTTTGGAGCAGTAGACCATTTATCTTTAATGTCATCAGCAAAAGATAAAAAACTTGCATATAAATTAATACAACATATGTTAAGTGTTGAATCAATGACAGAATTCCATAAAGCGATACCAAGAGCACCAATAACAAAAGGGGAACCATATCAAGGTGATGAAAGATTTAAAGCAATGGTTGAAAATGATAAGGATGTATATAGACCATTGGTAGTAGGACCACATGGTGTTGAAATATATGAATATTTATGGAAAGAACTTCAAACTATGATTTCAGGAGATAAAACTCCAAAACAAGCGTTAGATGATGCTGCAAAATATTCAAATGATTTATTAGCACAATAA
- a CDS encoding sugar ABC transporter permease yields the protein MNNLVREFEENSTRKKLKLNIKPYIYILPLGIILVAFYVLPIIMSIYFSFTKYNIISPATFIGLENYKKLFTDETLKVSIINTIKFAIIVVPCQTILSLILAVWITGKGNSKIASFAKGAIFIPVLSSMVLIGMVWRALLNGEGSIIYQLLGAFGIESSKLLGDSKTALPTLMFISMWKNIGYFMVIYISAIMNLPKHCYEVAKVDGATKLQEFMKITVPLLKPTTIMVVFLGTIWSLQVFDLVYTVTGGGPGISTMSIVMHAFNLNFKNFNSGYAMTVANVLFLLIAVVSILQNKLVKRDSSDF from the coding sequence ATGAATAACTTAGTTAGAGAGTTTGAAGAAAATTCAACAAGAAAAAAATTAAAATTAAATATTAAACCATATATATACATATTACCATTGGGCATAATTTTAGTGGCATTTTATGTATTACCAATAATAATGTCAATATACTTTAGTTTTACAAAGTACAATATTATTAGTCCAGCAACATTTATAGGCTTAGAAAATTATAAAAAATTATTTACAGATGAGACATTAAAAGTATCTATTATAAATACGATTAAATTTGCTATTATAGTAGTACCTTGCCAGACTATTTTATCGTTGATTTTGGCAGTTTGGATTACAGGAAAAGGAAATAGTAAAATAGCTTCATTTGCTAAAGGAGCTATATTTATACCTGTATTGTCGTCTATGGTTTTGATTGGTATGGTATGGAGAGCTTTATTAAATGGAGAAGGTTCAATTATATATCAATTGTTAGGTGCTTTTGGAATAGAATCATCTAAACTTTTGGGAGATAGTAAAACAGCACTTCCTACGCTTATGTTTATATCTATGTGGAAAAATATAGGATATTTTATGGTAATTTATATTTCAGCTATAATGAATTTACCAAAACATTGTTATGAGGTAGCAAAGGTTGATGGAGCTACAAAACTTCAAGAATTTATGAAAATAACAGTTCCACTACTAAAGCCAACTACAATAATGGTTGTGTTTTTAGGAACAATATGGTCGTTACAAGTATTTGACTTGGTTTATACTGTGACAGGTGGAGGTCCAGGGATATCTACTATGAGTATAGTTATGCATGCATTTAACTTAAACTTTAAAAACTTCAATTCTGGATATGCAATGACTGTAGCAAATGTATTATTTTTGTTGATAGCAGTAGTTTCAATTTTACAAAATAAACTTGTAAAACGAGACAGTTCAGATTTTTAG
- a CDS encoding carbohydrate ABC transporter permease → MKTTKRLLSDGLLLFIACASLVPFIYMLIISLKVTYNSYNLDISFSTVTLQNYIDIFTKKGFTQYFLNTAIVSFSGVLLNLVFSTLAGYSFAKMDFKGSDKLFLFMIMTLIIPSQVTMIPLYIIMKHLGWINSYLALIMPIPTAFGVFIMRQAILGVPKELLESAKIDGCSDLRILVQIVLPLIKPALITLAIFTFMGAWNEFMWPLIATTKDAMRTLTVGLSTLKTFQITNYGQMMAGATITFLPPFIFYLILQSKFVEGVSLSGIKG, encoded by the coding sequence ATGAAAACAACAAAGAGATTATTGAGTGATGGGTTGCTATTATTTATAGCATGTGCAAGCTTAGTACCATTTATATACATGTTGATAATATCATTAAAGGTAACCTATAATTCGTACAATTTGGATATATCTTTTTCAACAGTAACACTTCAAAACTATATAGATATATTTACTAAAAAAGGATTTACGCAATATTTTTTAAACACAGCCATAGTATCTTTTTCAGGAGTACTGTTAAACTTAGTATTTAGTACATTAGCAGGATATTCTTTTGCGAAGATGGATTTTAAAGGTAGTGATAAGTTATTTTTATTTATGATAATGACTTTAATTATACCATCTCAGGTTACAATGATACCACTTTATATAATAATGAAACACTTAGGATGGATAAATAGTTATTTGGCTCTTATTATGCCAATACCAACTGCATTTGGTGTATTTATAATGAGACAAGCTATTTTAGGAGTACCAAAAGAACTCTTAGAATCAGCAAAAATAGATGGTTGTTCAGACCTTAGAATTTTAGTACAAATAGTGTTACCTCTAATCAAACCAGCATTAATTACACTAGCTATATTTACTTTCATGGGAGCATGGAATGAGTTTATGTGGCCTCTTATAGCAACAACTAAAGATGCAATGAGGACATTAACAGTAGGGTTATCCACTCTTAAGACATTCCAGATAACAAATTATGGACAAATGATGGCAGGAGCAACAATAACATTTTTACCTCCATTTATTTTCTATTTAATTTTACAAAGTAAATTTGTTGAGGGTGTATCTTTATCTGGTATAAAAGGTTAA
- a CDS encoding DUF4091 domain-containing protein encodes MEISYVLKDCTFKHNKYSVIEAETWGHKDLNIVVAKGEKFAFQIMLKATEEFNCTIDGSSAISWKGLGNRVRLGLNVPDGLENNFSINILGYVQDDTKAFVNDAILRDKDVLVEQYLPQTFWIEGQVPEDFLGNKFNISIDIFKSFGYEDEEKVFTVDVPIEVKNVVLKPLDESKFFLDLWQHPSCLARMYKVELWSDIHFEIIDNYLKELASLGEKVATVIVSDYPWAGQSCYKVYKNPSNLYEYNMVGVSKDLDGNIKCNFESMDKYISIASKYKMAQEIDLFGLLGNWCAGEFGNPIEGYKDPIRVRYFDEKDKVFKFINNTDDLKEYIGLVLNHLIECGLWDSIRIIADEPNNPEVVKECIKFINSTVSTHQVKYKSATHDQNFLDRAKDEVDDMSINLKLTIQNYKDIENLKKKMHDKGGILTWFVCCFPEKPNSFISSPFVENRIIGWYTYYFGLDGFLRWDYNLWTEDPWKDASYKFPIWKAGDMFFVYPGKDLKPVRSVRMENLRFGIQDFELFTMLEKEKGREYIEVELMQTLLNKKENAEIKGFGNIELGYSLDNFGYDKVKKQVLDLLDKL; translated from the coding sequence ATGGAAATTTCATATGTATTGAAAGATTGCACATTTAAACACAATAAATACTCAGTTATAGAAGCTGAAACTTGGGGACATAAGGATTTAAATATTGTAGTAGCTAAAGGTGAAAAATTTGCATTTCAAATTATGCTGAAAGCTACAGAAGAATTTAATTGCACAATTGATGGTAGTAGTGCTATATCATGGAAAGGCTTGGGAAATAGAGTAAGATTAGGTCTAAATGTGCCTGATGGATTAGAAAATAATTTTAGTATAAATATATTAGGGTACGTTCAAGATGATACAAAAGCATTTGTAAATGATGCTATTTTGAGAGATAAAGATGTACTAGTGGAACAATATTTGCCTCAAACGTTTTGGATTGAAGGGCAAGTACCTGAGGATTTTTTAGGAAATAAGTTTAATATAAGTATTGATATATTCAAAAGTTTTGGTTATGAAGATGAAGAAAAAGTTTTTACAGTTGATGTGCCTATAGAAGTAAAAAATGTTGTGTTAAAGCCTTTGGACGAAAGTAAATTCTTTTTAGATTTATGGCAACATCCAAGTTGTCTAGCTAGAATGTATAAAGTTGAATTGTGGTCTGATATACATTTTGAGATAATAGATAATTATCTCAAAGAACTAGCATCTTTAGGAGAAAAAGTTGCAACAGTTATAGTTTCAGATTATCCATGGGCAGGTCAAAGTTGTTATAAAGTCTATAAAAATCCATCAAACTTATATGAATACAACATGGTAGGTGTCTCAAAAGATTTAGATGGAAATATCAAGTGTAATTTTGAAAGCATGGACAAATATATAAGTATAGCTAGTAAGTACAAAATGGCTCAGGAGATAGATTTATTTGGTCTGTTAGGTAATTGGTGTGCTGGAGAGTTTGGAAACCCTATAGAGGGCTATAAAGACCCTATAAGAGTAAGATACTTTGATGAAAAAGACAAAGTGTTTAAATTCATAAATAATACAGATGATTTAAAAGAGTATATAGGATTAGTATTAAATCATTTAATAGAATGTGGTCTATGGGATAGCATCAGGATTATAGCTGATGAACCAAATAATCCAGAGGTTGTAAAAGAGTGTATCAAATTTATAAACTCTACTGTAAGTACTCATCAAGTTAAATATAAATCAGCAACTCATGACCAAAACTTTTTAGATAGAGCTAAAGATGAAGTTGATGACATGTCAATAAATTTAAAACTTACTATTCAAAATTATAAAGATATAGAAAATCTAAAGAAAAAAATGCATGATAAAGGTGGAATATTGACTTGGTTTGTTTGTTGTTTCCCAGAAAAACCAAATAGTTTTATAAGTTCTCCTTTTGTAGAAAATAGAATAATAGGGTGGTACACTTATTATTTTGGTCTTGATGGATTTTTAAGATGGGATTATAATTTATGGACAGAAGACCCTTGGAAAGACGCAAGTTACAAATTCCCTATTTGGAAAGCTGGAGATATGTTCTTTGTTTATCCTGGAAAAGATTTAAAGCCTGTTAGAAGTGTTAGAATGGAAAACTTAAGATTTGGCATACAAGATTTTGAGTTATTTACTATGTTAGAAAAAGAAAAGGGAAGAGAATATATAGAAGTTGAGCTTATGCAAACTCTATTAAATAAAAAAGAAAATGCTGAAATTAAAGGTTTCGGAAATATAGAGCTTGGATATTCACTAGATAATTTTGGATATGATAAGGTCAAAAAACAAGTTTTAGATTTGTTAGATAAGTTATAA
- a CDS encoding glycoside hydrolase family 5 protein produces MKRIGISIAAFLSIAFIGFYFIIRGDSDKVTMQRGINIGNALESPKNFPWDVKMSNKYFDDIKMAGFDTVRIPVRFSDYTSDSNDYKIDEEFFKKIDGHIKYALDKELVVVLDLHHFEDIMKEPQTNKEKFLKIWQQIANRYQKYDKKLVFELLNEPKESLSPQLLNEYFKEAINIIRKTNPKRTIIVGPYNYYQIDYLKDLNIPKNSNIVVSFHYYEPNDFAFQGNIYHKGFENLSNITWEGTNEQLEYLKKRFDTVEKWANKNNVKVLLGEFGITKEAPEASRVAWIKAVREEAEKRNFSWAYWELASGFGIYNQVEGTWDEEILNALVGKR; encoded by the coding sequence ATAAAAAGAATAGGTATTAGTATAGCAGCCTTTTTGAGTATAGCTTTTATTGGATTTTATTTTATAATAAGAGGAGATAGCGATAAAGTTACAATGCAACGAGGAATAAACATAGGTAATGCGTTAGAATCACCAAAAAATTTTCCTTGGGATGTTAAAATGTCAAATAAGTATTTTGATGATATAAAAATGGCAGGTTTTGATACAGTTCGTATACCAGTAAGATTTTCTGATTACACCTCAGATTCTAATGATTATAAAATTGATGAAGAATTCTTCAAAAAGATTGATGGGCATATAAAGTATGCTTTGGATAAAGAGTTAGTAGTTGTGTTAGATTTACATCACTTTGAAGACATTATGAAAGAACCACAAACTAATAAAGAGAAGTTTTTAAAAATATGGCAACAAATAGCTAATAGATATCAAAAATATGATAAAAAATTGGTTTTTGAATTATTAAATGAGCCTAAAGAAAGCCTATCTCCACAGTTACTAAATGAATACTTTAAAGAAGCTATAAATATAATTAGAAAAACTAATCCTAAAAGGACAATTATAGTGGGTCCATACAATTACTACCAAATTGATTATTTAAAGGATTTAAATATTCCTAAAAACTCTAATATAGTAGTTTCATTTCACTATTATGAACCAAATGATTTTGCATTCCAAGGAAATATCTATCATAAAGGGTTTGAGAACTTAAGCAATATTACTTGGGAAGGAACAAATGAACAACTTGAGTATCTAAAGAAAAGATTTGATACAGTAGAGAAATGGGCTAATAAAAATAATGTAAAAGTTTTATTGGGAGAGTTTGGAATAACAAAAGAGGCACCAGAAGCTTCAAGAGTAGCTTGGATAAAAGCAGTAAGAGAAGAGGCTGAAAAACGAAATTTTTCATGGGCTTACTGGGAACTTGCCTCTGGATTTGGAATATATAATCAAGTTGAAGGTACTTGGGATGAAGAGATATTGAATGCACTAGTAGGAAAGAGGTGA